The following are from one region of the Mixophyes fleayi isolate aMixFle1 chromosome 7, aMixFle1.hap1, whole genome shotgun sequence genome:
- the COPS3 gene encoding COP9 signalosome complex subunit 3 isoform X1 → MASALEQFVNSVRQLSSQGEAERGQMTQLCELINKSGELLAKNLSHLDTVLGALDVQEHSLGVLAVLFVKFSMPSIPDFETLFSQVQLFISTCNGEHIRYATDTFAGLCHQLTNALVDRKQPLRGICVLRQAIDKMQMNTNQLTSIHADLCQLCLLAKCFKPALAYLDVDMMDICKENGAYDARPFLCYYYYGGMIYTGLKNFERALYFYEQAITTPAMAVSHIMLESYKKYILVSLILLGKVQQLPKYTSQIVSRFIKPLSNAYHELAQVYSTNNPSELRNLVNKHNETFTRDNNMGLVKQCLSSLYKKNIQRLTKTFLTLSLQDMASRVQLSGAQEAEKYVLYMIEDGEIFASINQRDGMVCFHDNPEKYNNPAMLHNIDQEMLRCIDLDDRLKAMDQEITVNPQFVQKSMGSQEDDTGSKPSSYS, encoded by the exons ATGGCGTCCGCTCTGGAGCAGTTCGTCAACAGCGTCAGGCAGCTGTCCTCCCAAGGTGAGGCCGAGAGAG GTCAAATGACTCAGCTGTGTGAGCTCATCAACAAGAGTGGGGAGCTGCTAGCGAAAAATCTCTCCCACCTAGATACTGTCCTGGGGGCCCTAGATGTCCAGGAGCATTCTTTGGGGGTCCTTGCTGTTTT GTTTGTGAAGTTTTCCATGCCCAGTATTCCTGATTTTGAGACCCTGTTTTCTCAAGTCCAACTCTTTATCAGCACTTGCAATGGCGAGCACATTCGATATGCGACAGACACCT TTGCTGGTCTTTGCCATCAGTTAACAAATGCACTTGTGGATAGAAAACAG CCTCTACGAGGAATCTGTGTTCTCAGACAAGCCATAGACAAGATGCAAATGAATACAAATCAGCTAACCTCAATTCACGCAGATCTCTGCCAG CTCTGCTTGTTAGCAAAATGCTTTAAGCCGGCGCTGGCTTACTTAGATGTAGACATGATGGATATCTGTAAAGAGAACGGTGCGTACGACGCCAGGCCCTTCCTGTGTTACTATTATTACGGAGGGATGATCTACACAGGGCTGAAGAACTTCGAGAGGGCGCTTTATTTTTATGAACAG GCGATCACAACGCCAGCTATGGCTGTCAGTCACATCATGTTGGAGTCCTATAAAAAGTATATCCTAGTGTCTTTGATACTTCTAGGAAAAGTTCAGCAGCTGCCTAAATATACCTCACAGATTGTCAGTAGATTCATTAAG CCTCTTAGCAATGCGTACCACGAGCTAGCACAAGTCTACTCCACCAACAACCCGTCAGAGCTCCGCAACCTGGTGAATAAACACAACGAAACCTTTACCAGAGACAACAACATGGGGCTGGTGAAACAGTGTCTGTCCTCCCTCTACAAAAAGAATATCCAGAGACTCACCAAA ACATTTCTAACCCTCTCGTTACAAGACATGGCCAGTCGGGTTCAGTTATCTGGTGCTCAGGAGGCTGAAAAATATGTTCTCTATATG ATAGAAGACGGAGAAATCTTTGCAAGTATTAATCAGAGAGATGGGATGGTGTGCTTTCATGATAATCCGGAGAAATACAACAATCCTGCTATGCTTCACAATATTGATCAGGAG ATGCTGCGCTGTATAGACCTTGACGATCGATTAAAAGCGATGGATCAAGAAATCACGGTGAACCCACAGTTTGTGCAAAAG AGCATGGGATCTCAGGAGGACGACACAGGAAGCAAGCCGTCCAGCTACTCctga
- the NT5M gene encoding 5'(3')-deoxyribonucleotidase, mitochondrial, with protein sequence MSLHKLLRGGGALSAGLQYCRSCSSSVPPARPLRVLVDMDGVLADFEGGFLKKYRARYPKEPYIELEDRRGFWVSEQYDRLKPGLCEKAISIWESGNFFLDLDPIDGAVEAVKEMSNSPNIDVFICTSPIKRYQYCPYEKYAWVEKHFGHEFLEQIILTRDKTVVSADLLIDDRPDITGAEPNPSWEHILFTACHNCHLSVTPPSRRLQSWNDDWKGILNSRLSQLLTGCKGTCQSELKD encoded by the exons ATGTCTCTACATAAGCTGCTCCGCGGGGGCGGGGCACTGTCCGCTGGACTCCAGTATTGCAggtcctgctcctcctccgttCCTCCTGCCAGGCCGTTGCGGGTCTTGGTGGATATGGACGGGGTGCTGGCGGATTTTGAGGGCGGCTTCTTAAAGAAGTACAGAGCTCGTTACCCCAAGGAGCCTTACATTGAGCTGGAAGACCGCCGAGGATTCTGGGTATCAGAACAGTATGACCGTTTGAAGCCTGGACTCTGC GAGAAAGCGATCAGTATCTGGGAATCGGGGAATTTCTTCCTAGATTTGGACCCGATTGACGGGGCTGTGGAGGCTGTGAAAGAAATGTCCAACTCGCCGAA caTTGATGTCTTCATATGCACCAGCCCTATAAAACGATACCAATACTGTCCGTACGAGAAG TACGCCTGGGTGGAGAAGCACTTTGGACACGAGTTTCTGGAGCAGATTATCCTGACCAGAGATAAGACCGTAGTTTCCGCTGATCTTCTGATCGACGACCGCCCAGATATTACTG GGGCAGAACCAAACCCCAGTTGGGAACATATCCTGTTCACAGCCTGCCACAACTGCCATCTATCAGTGACCCCACCCTCCAGAAGGCTGCAATCTTGGAATGATGATTGGAAGGGAATACTGAACAGCAGACTGTCTCAGCTGCTCACGGGATGCAAAGGAACCTGTCAATCAGAGCTCAAAGATTAA
- the COPS3 gene encoding COP9 signalosome complex subunit 3 isoform X2, producing MASALEQFVNSVRQLSSQGQMTQLCELINKSGELLAKNLSHLDTVLGALDVQEHSLGVLAVLFVKFSMPSIPDFETLFSQVQLFISTCNGEHIRYATDTFAGLCHQLTNALVDRKQPLRGICVLRQAIDKMQMNTNQLTSIHADLCQLCLLAKCFKPALAYLDVDMMDICKENGAYDARPFLCYYYYGGMIYTGLKNFERALYFYEQAITTPAMAVSHIMLESYKKYILVSLILLGKVQQLPKYTSQIVSRFIKPLSNAYHELAQVYSTNNPSELRNLVNKHNETFTRDNNMGLVKQCLSSLYKKNIQRLTKTFLTLSLQDMASRVQLSGAQEAEKYVLYMIEDGEIFASINQRDGMVCFHDNPEKYNNPAMLHNIDQEMLRCIDLDDRLKAMDQEITVNPQFVQKSMGSQEDDTGSKPSSYS from the exons ATGGCGTCCGCTCTGGAGCAGTTCGTCAACAGCGTCAGGCAGCTGTCCTCCCAAG GTCAAATGACTCAGCTGTGTGAGCTCATCAACAAGAGTGGGGAGCTGCTAGCGAAAAATCTCTCCCACCTAGATACTGTCCTGGGGGCCCTAGATGTCCAGGAGCATTCTTTGGGGGTCCTTGCTGTTTT GTTTGTGAAGTTTTCCATGCCCAGTATTCCTGATTTTGAGACCCTGTTTTCTCAAGTCCAACTCTTTATCAGCACTTGCAATGGCGAGCACATTCGATATGCGACAGACACCT TTGCTGGTCTTTGCCATCAGTTAACAAATGCACTTGTGGATAGAAAACAG CCTCTACGAGGAATCTGTGTTCTCAGACAAGCCATAGACAAGATGCAAATGAATACAAATCAGCTAACCTCAATTCACGCAGATCTCTGCCAG CTCTGCTTGTTAGCAAAATGCTTTAAGCCGGCGCTGGCTTACTTAGATGTAGACATGATGGATATCTGTAAAGAGAACGGTGCGTACGACGCCAGGCCCTTCCTGTGTTACTATTATTACGGAGGGATGATCTACACAGGGCTGAAGAACTTCGAGAGGGCGCTTTATTTTTATGAACAG GCGATCACAACGCCAGCTATGGCTGTCAGTCACATCATGTTGGAGTCCTATAAAAAGTATATCCTAGTGTCTTTGATACTTCTAGGAAAAGTTCAGCAGCTGCCTAAATATACCTCACAGATTGTCAGTAGATTCATTAAG CCTCTTAGCAATGCGTACCACGAGCTAGCACAAGTCTACTCCACCAACAACCCGTCAGAGCTCCGCAACCTGGTGAATAAACACAACGAAACCTTTACCAGAGACAACAACATGGGGCTGGTGAAACAGTGTCTGTCCTCCCTCTACAAAAAGAATATCCAGAGACTCACCAAA ACATTTCTAACCCTCTCGTTACAAGACATGGCCAGTCGGGTTCAGTTATCTGGTGCTCAGGAGGCTGAAAAATATGTTCTCTATATG ATAGAAGACGGAGAAATCTTTGCAAGTATTAATCAGAGAGATGGGATGGTGTGCTTTCATGATAATCCGGAGAAATACAACAATCCTGCTATGCTTCACAATATTGATCAGGAG ATGCTGCGCTGTATAGACCTTGACGATCGATTAAAAGCGATGGATCAAGAAATCACGGTGAACCCACAGTTTGTGCAAAAG AGCATGGGATCTCAGGAGGACGACACAGGAAGCAAGCCGTCCAGCTACTCctga